The following proteins are co-located in the Rattus norvegicus strain BN/NHsdMcwi chromosome X, GRCr8, whole genome shotgun sequence genome:
- the Pnma3 gene encoding paraneoplastic antigen Ma3, giving the protein MPLNLLQDWCRGEHLNIQRSMLILGIPEDCTEDEFEETLHEALKHLGRYRIIGRMFRREENAQAFLVELARDFDYALVPREIEGKGGPWEVVVKPPNSDDEFLNRLNHFLEEERRTVSDMNRVLGTHSNYSPTKTAISADFWAWAQTLGAVMQPLLEQMLYRELRVFSGNTISIPGLLAFDSWLEHTTEMLQMWQVPEVEKRRRLMECLRGPALQVVNVLRANNAAITVKECLEALRQVFGSVENRKIAQLKFCKAYQEPGEKVSSFVVRLETLLQKALEKNAISRKNVNQTRLKRILGGAILSAKLREKLKMLKQRRRPPGFLALVKLFREEEEEWEATRGPERSCSEGFELGPSSANIGGRERALFVPDFGSVLEARPYQGSRRRRRRRGQHRRGGVPRDGSQGTRKQNYDTFCYSCGEDGHIRVNCFNPSNRTLVKQKRQAAMEKGNRSWAWEKSHPKPKTK; this is encoded by the coding sequence ATGCCGTTGAACCTGTTGCAGGACTGGTGTAGGGGGGAGCATCTGAACATCCAGAGGTCTATGCTGATCCTGGGGATTCCGGAAGACTGTACTGAGGATGAGTTCGAGGAGACTCTGCACGAAGCTCTCAAGCATCTGGGAAGATACAGGATCATCGGCAGGATGTTTAGGAGGGAGGAAAATGCCCAGGCTTTTCTGGTGGAACTCGCACGTGATTTTGACTATGCTTTAGTGCCCAGGGAAATAGAAGGAAAGGGTGGGCCCTGGGAAGTGGTTGTGAAACCCCCTAATTCAGATGATGAATTTCTTAATAGACTGAATCACTTCTTAGAAGAGGAGAGGCGCACAGTGTCAGACATGAACAGGGTCCTTGGGACACACTCTAATTATTCACCTACCAAAACGGCTATATCAGCAGATTTCTGGGCCTGGGCTCAGACTCTAGGTGCAGTGATGCAGCCTCTGTTAGAACAAATGTTGTACCGAGAACTAAGGGTCTTTTCTGGCAACACCATATCAATCCCAGGGTTATTGGCCTTTGATTCCTGGCTTGAGCACACCACTGAGATGTTACAGATGTGGCAGGTACCTGAGGTGGAAAAGAGGCGGAGGCTGATGGAATGCTTGAGAGGCCCTGCTCTACAAGTAGTCAATGTGCTCCGTGCCAATAATGCTGCCATTACAGTGAAGGAGTGTCTGGAGGCCCTGAGGCAGGTATTTGGGTCTGTGGAAAACCGAAAAATTGCCCAGCTGAAATTTTGCAAGGCTTATCAGGAACCAGGAGAGAAAGTTTCTAGCTTTGTGGTGCGTTTGGAGACCCTGCTCCAAAAAGCCCTCGAGAAAAATGCAATATCTCGAAAGAATGTGAATCAGACCCGACTGAAACGAATCTTAGGTGGGGCCATCCTTTCTGCAAAACTTCGAGAAAAACTTAAGATGCTGAAGCAGCGTAGAAGGCCACCTGGTTTCCTGGCCCTAGTGAAGCTTTTccgtgaggaagaggaagagtgggaGGCCACTAGGGGTCCAGAGAGGAGTTGCTCTGAGGGGTTCGAGTTAGGCCCAAGTTCTGCTAACATAGGCGGCAGGGAGAGGGCACTGTTTGTTCCAGACTTTGGCAGTGTTCTTGAGGCAAGGCCTTACCAGGGTTCCCGCCGCCGCCGGAGGAGGAGAGGCCAGCACCGAAGAGGAGGTGTGCCCAGGGATGGTTCTCAAGGCACAAGAAAGCAGAATTATGACACATTCTGCTATAGTTGTGGGGAAGATGGCCATATCAGAGTAAACTGTTTTAACCCTTCCAATCGGACCTTGGTAAAGCAGAAGAGACAGGCTGCAATGGAGAAGGGAAACAGGAGCTGGGCTTGGGAGAAGAGCCATCCCAAGCCCAAGACCAAGTAG